One window from the genome of Hydractinia symbiolongicarpus strain clone_291-10 chromosome 1, HSymV2.1, whole genome shotgun sequence encodes:
- the LOC130630131 gene encoding uncharacterized protein LOC130630131: MAVPSLTNLKKWFIIDVVIHKNTTSKQTRQIAKRDMPLRDYQAHLERIGDFLVCGIGVWWHGENGKFVFHDGEKDDDFKREGPEMTNFKTHNFQLVANEVQACWKRCITEDIDLPITKINIYNRDGDFENCKVIHNDELTLLNTDDNIQTEEDENTVIDISMEQQPGFLNMADEKNDFDSKGHHMEKKVDKQVMQVEQEIPLESEIARKLKFVIGYCDKLKEFDYHHSVCKDTKREYSRKKCKVLITHFRKLVLDAESEAETFIKQWEKEFVIKNSRVPNIKDLKTNDNYMKKYKVAYVGKKILCQWKDT, translated from the exons ATGGCGGTGCCTTCCTtgacaaacttaaaaaaatggtttatCATCGATGTAGTCATACACAAAAACACCACGTCAAAACAAACACGTCAGATAGCAAAACGCG aTATGCCATTGAGAGATTACCAGGCTCACTTAGAAAGGATAGGTGACTTTCTGGTATGTGGCATTGGTGTTTGGTGGCATGGGGAGAATGGAAAATTTGTATTCCATGATGGCGAGAAGGACGATGATTTTAAAAGGGAGGGTcctgaaatgacaaattttaaaacacacaaCTTTCAATTAGTCGCGAATGAAGTGCAAGCCTGTTGGAAAAGGTGTATTACAGAAGACATTGATTTGCctatcacaaaaataaatatttataacagGGACGGTgattttgaaaattgcaag GTCATTCATAATGATGAGTTAACACTACTTAATACTGATGATAATATTCAAACTGAAGAGGATGAAAACACTGTGATTGATATATCAATGGAGCAGCAACCTGGTTTTCTGAATATGGCAgatgaaaaaaatgattttgacagCAAAGGTCATCACATGGAAAAGAAAGTTGACAAGCAAGTCATGCAGGTTGAACAAGAAATTCCGTTGGAATCAGAAATTGCACGAAAGTTAAAGTTTGTCATTGGATATTGtgataaattgaaagaattCGACTATCATCATAGTGTATGCAAAGACACGAAACGTGAATATTCTAGAAAAAAGTGTAAAGTGTTGATTACACATTTTCGAAAGTTAGTTTTAGATGCCGAAAGTGAAGCAGAAACCTTTATAAAACAATGGGAGAAAGAATTTGTTATAAAGAATTCCAGAGTACCAAACATCAAAGACTTAAAGACAAATGATAATTATATGAAAAAGTATAAAGTTGCATatgttggtaaaaaaatactttgccAGTGGAAAGATACTTAA